A stretch of Bombina bombina isolate aBomBom1 chromosome 2, aBomBom1.pri, whole genome shotgun sequence DNA encodes these proteins:
- the F2RL2 gene encoding proteinase-activated receptor 3 — protein MKVLLVLILLSVDVFCRKDKSKHKLQTNTSEYVINPKSFRGLVSTNDSLFNNVKESTKRATMDVSRNSAGSHGSGLKVNNSTMLFLRSPISTKLIPVIYTVVVLIGLPANAIILWMLFYRVRSVCTAIFYTSLAISDLLFCLMLPFKIVYHLNGNHWIFGEAMCRATTSFFYGNMYCSILLLTCISISRYIAIVHPFVYRSLPKRNLAILMCALVWVTVLMYMIPFFTTKQTYYLKQLDINSCHDVLDSAGGTFQFYYFLLLAVFGFLVPFSIVTFCYFSIIRALGTHDQKRFWYLKVTILLLAIFSICFTPSNIILIIHQVRLHYSNTDYTYSWYLMALCMSSLNSCLDPFLYFLMSKVTNPTKNYVTIIRL, from the exons atgAAAGTCCTGCTGGTTCTGATTCTTTTATCAGTGGATGTTTTCTGTCGTAAAG acaAATCAAAGCATAAACTGCAAACGAATACATCTGAATATGTAATTAATCCAAAGAGTTTCCGTGGCCTTGTTTCTACTAATGACTCACTCTTTAACAATGTTAAAGAAAGTACGAAAAGAGCCACAATGGACGTTAGTCGAAATTCTGCAGGGTCACATGGTAGTGGCCTGAAAGTGAATAATTCTACCATGTTGTTCTTGAGGAGCCCAATAAGTACTAAGCTGATTCCAGTGATTTATACTGTGGTTGTACTTATCGGTTTACCAGCCAATGCCATTATACTATGGATGCTGTTTTACCGCGTCCGATCGGTATGTACAGCAATATTTTACACAAGTTTGGCTATTTCAGATCTACTTTTTTGCCTGATGCTGCCATTTAAGATTGTGTACCATCTAAATGGCAATCACTGGATATTTGGAGAAGCAATGTGCCGAGCCACCACCAGTTTCTTCTACGGTAACATGTATTGCTCTATCCTGCTCCTTACATGCATCAGTATCAGCCGCTACATCGCCATTGTTCATCCCTTCGTGTACCGGAGCTTACCAAAAAGAAACCTTGCAATCCTAATGTGTGCGCTAGTGTGGGTGACAGTTCTCATGTACATGAtcccgtttttcaccactaaacAGACCTATTACTTGAAACAGTTGGACATAAACTCCTGCCATGATGTTTTGGACTCTGCTGGGGGCACATTTCAGTTCTATTATTTCTTGCTGTTGGCAGTATTTGGATTTCTGGTTCCGTTTTCTATAGTCACTTTCTGTTATTTCTCAATCATTCGTGCTTTGGGAACACATGATCAGAAAAGGTTCTGGTATTTAAAGGTCACCATACTTCTCCTTGCCATATTTTCAATTTGTTTCACACCAAGTAACATTATTCTCATTATTCACCAAGTCAGGTTACATTATAGCAACACAGATTACACCTACAGCTGGTATTTGATGGCTCTCTGTATGAGTAGTTTAAACAGCTGCCTGGACCCATTTCTCTATTTCCTTATGTCCAAAGTAACTAACCCAACTAAAAACTATGTTACAATTATAAGACTTTGA